From the genome of Ptychodera flava strain L36383 chromosome 22, AS_Pfla_20210202, whole genome shotgun sequence, one region includes:
- the LOC139122530 gene encoding prolactin-releasing peptide receptor-like, with protein sequence MASENYTNHSSDYLNYLEAFLREFIRNKTLRREQQQEEHQPGPTEQNLEITTYEEMALSFEWRTTLICAFSVNIALSIVGNIGVIIVLLVGRSKTVLNRFLINLAVADLTMAIFCMPFTFPTIMYGHWIFSAGMCPTVIFLQHVSVFVSVYTLAIIGIDRYMAIMWPLKARVTKNRVKVLIASIWLASVPLGSVQAAYAQAKPFNYGEEVVYLCTEWWPSTAAETVHEICIVLITYCLPLSALLFAYFRIGRKLWGRKPPGNPDRQRDKMYYNNKKKVIKMLIVVVLIFTVCWLPLQVFNLIEMFSPYIFDDHDRQNTLRKVNACVLWLAMSNSFMNPIIYTFLNDTFRVDVKEIVMRCGLCCSPEKSPCTCQRSRKRLFSLPNLYSNGTGMSTNTRRRSSDSRRPKLSLITKEKSDTFAA encoded by the exons ATGGCCAGTGAAAATTATACAAACCATTCATCAGATTATCTTAACTATCTTGAAGCTTTTCTGCGAGAATTTATACGAAATAAGACCTTACGCAGAGAACAACAACAAGAGGAACACCAACCAGGTCCAACAGAACAAAACCTTGAGATCACCACATACGAAGAAATGGCTCTTTCCTTTGAATGGAGAACGACCTTAATTTGTGCATTCAGTGTTAATATCGCACTGTCTATCGTAGGAAACATCGGAGTCATCATTGTACTACTCGTAGGTCGATCTAAAACGGTCTTGAACAGGTTTCTGATAAACCTTGCTGTCGCTGATTTGACGATGGCCATATTCTGTATGCCGTTTACTTTTCCTACTATCATGTATGGACATTGGATATTCAGCGCTGGTATGTGCCCGACAGTCATATTCCTACAACAC GTATCTGTTTTTGTGAGTGTCTACACATTGGCTATCATTGGCATCGATCGATACATGGCCATAATGTGGCCCCTGAAGGCAAGAGTGACCAAAAACAGAGTGAAAGTCCTGATAGCATCAATATGGTTGGCTTCAGTGCCGTTGGGATCTGTACAAGCTGCGTATGCTCAAGCAAAACCATTCAACTACGGAGAGGAAGTTGTCTACCTGTGCACCGAATGGTGGCCCTCAACAGCCGCTGAAACAGTACATGAAATATGTATTGTTTTAATAACATACTGCTTGCCATTGTCAGCTCTCCTTTTTGCATACTTCAGGATTGGGAGAAAATTGTGGGGAAGAAAACCTCCTGGTAATCCAGACAGACAAAGGGACAAAATGTATTATAATAACAAGAAGAAG GTGATCAAGATGTTGATCGTTGTTGTTCTAATATTCACTGTGTGCTGGCTGCCTCTTCAAGTGTTCAACTTAATTGAGATGTTCTCACCGTACATTTTTGATGATCACGATCGGCAGAATACGCTGAGGAAAGTCAATGCCTGTGTCCTGTGGCTTGCGATGTCAAACAGTTTTATGAATCCCATCATCTATACGTTCTTAAATGACACTTTTCGG GTTGACGTCAAGGAAATAGTTATGCGCTGTGGACTTTGTTGCAGTCCCGAAAAATCACCGTGTACCTGCCAGCGATCCAGGAAACGTTTGTTTTCACTCCCCAATCTGTATTCGAATGGAACTGGCATGTCGACCAACACACGACGAAGGAGCTCAGACTCGCGTCGGCCCAAGCTGTCACTGATTACCAAAGAAAAATCGGACACTTTTGCCGCATAA